Proteins from a genomic interval of Streptomyces fodineus:
- a CDS encoding chitinase: MDHAPGIPRPRGRRITLWSAATALALCVAGLAATPASAADVNNVTNAGFESGLANWACTAGSGTTVSSPVHGGTAALKATPAGQDNAQCTQTVAVKPDSTYTLSAWVQGGYSYLGVTGTGTTDVSTWTPDTTTWKQLSTTFTTGASTTSVTVYTHGWYGQAAYYADDVSVYGPDGGTGGDPAPTVPATPAGLAVSGTTSSSVSLSWSTVPGATGYTVYRDGTKATSVTGTSATVTGLSASTSYTFQVTAANPAGESAKSASVTATTAATGSGGGTGGGALPKHAVTGYWQNFSNGATVQKLSDVPSSYDIVAVAFADAASTPGAVTFNLDSSGLGGYTVDRFKADIKAKQAAGKKVVISIGGQNGTVSVNDSASAANFANSVYSLMQTYGFDGVDIDLENGLDATYMTQALRALSAKAGSSLVITMAPQTIDMQSTSNAYFQTALNVKDILTVVNMQYYNSGSMLGCDGKVYSQGSVDFLTALACIQLQGGLAPSQVGLGLPASTSAAGSGYVSPTVVDDALDCLTAGTNCGSFKPSRTYPGLRGAMTWSTNWDASAGNAWSNAVGAHVHALP, from the coding sequence ATGGACCATGCACCAGGCATACCCAGACCCCGCGGACGGCGAATCACCCTGTGGTCCGCCGCCACGGCCCTGGCCCTCTGCGTCGCGGGGCTCGCCGCAACCCCGGCCTCCGCGGCGGACGTCAACAACGTGACGAACGCCGGCTTCGAGTCGGGCCTCGCCAACTGGGCGTGCACGGCGGGCAGCGGCACGACGGTCTCCTCCCCGGTGCACGGCGGAACCGCGGCGCTGAAGGCGACCCCGGCCGGCCAGGACAACGCCCAGTGCACCCAGACGGTCGCGGTCAAGCCCGACTCGACGTACACACTGAGCGCGTGGGTCCAGGGCGGCTACTCCTACCTGGGCGTGACGGGCACGGGTACGACGGACGTGTCCACGTGGACACCGGACACGACGACCTGGAAGCAGCTGTCCACGACCTTCACCACAGGCGCGTCCACGACATCCGTCACGGTCTACACCCACGGCTGGTACGGCCAGGCGGCCTACTACGCCGACGACGTCTCGGTCTACGGCCCCGACGGCGGCACAGGAGGCGACCCGGCCCCGACGGTTCCCGCGACCCCGGCCGGCCTCGCGGTCTCCGGTACGACGTCCTCGTCCGTCTCCCTGTCCTGGTCCACGGTGCCGGGCGCGACCGGCTACACCGTGTACCGCGACGGCACGAAGGCGACCTCCGTGACCGGCACCTCGGCGACGGTGACGGGCCTGTCGGCGTCGACGTCGTACACCTTCCAGGTGACGGCGGCGAACCCGGCGGGCGAGTCCGCGAAGTCGGCGTCGGTGACGGCCACGACGGCCGCCACCGGAAGCGGCGGCGGCACCGGAGGAGGCGCCCTGCCCAAGCACGCGGTGACCGGCTACTGGCAGAACTTCAGCAACGGCGCGACGGTCCAGAAGCTGTCGGACGTCCCGTCCTCGTACGACATCGTCGCGGTGGCCTTCGCGGACGCCGCGTCGACACCGGGAGCGGTGACCTTCAACCTGGACTCCTCCGGCCTGGGCGGCTACACGGTCGACCGGTTCAAGGCCGACATCAAGGCGAAGCAGGCGGCCGGCAAGAAGGTCGTCATCTCGATCGGCGGCCAGAACGGCACGGTGTCGGTCAACGACTCCGCCTCGGCGGCGAACTTCGCGAACTCGGTCTACTCGCTGATGCAGACGTACGGATTCGACGGCGTCGACATCGACCTGGAGAACGGCCTCGACGCGACGTACATGACGCAGGCACTGCGCGCCCTGTCGGCGAAGGCGGGCTCGTCCCTCGTCATCACGATGGCCCCGCAGACGATCGACATGCAGTCGACGTCGAACGCGTACTTCCAGACCGCGCTCAACGTGAAGGACATCCTGACGGTCGTCAACATGCAGTACTACAACAGCGGTTCCATGCTGGGCTGCGACGGCAAGGTCTACAGCCAGGGGTCCGTGGACTTCCTGACGGCCCTGGCCTGCATCCAGCTCCAGGGCGGCCTGGCCCCCTCCCAGGTGGGCCTGGGCCTGCCGGCCTCGACCAGCGCGGCGGGCAGCGGCTATGTGTCCCCCACGGTGGTCGACGACGCCCTGGACTGCCTGACGGCCGGCACGAACTGCGGCAGCTTCAAGCCGTCCAGGACCTACCCCGGCCTGCGGGGCGCGATGACCTGGTCGACGAACTGGGACGCGTCGGCGGGCAACGCGTGGTCGAACGCGGTGGGGGCGCATGTGCACGCGCTGCCGTGA
- a CDS encoding AAA family ATPase yields MPTRILPAGADPDAVRSLTTLLSQLPDAEPQPPVGDSTQLVDTLARLAAESVDELPEVVVVHERIGPVPALELIREVALRFPAVGVILVTTDAGPGLFSAAMDCGARGLVALPLSYEELASRVQAVAQWSTGVRRHLGHGAELFGGVGGTVVTVSGAKGGVGVTLTAIQLALAAQASGRATALVDLDLQTGDIASYLDIQFRRSVVDLAAITDISPRVLADAVFRHDTGLALLLAPAEGERGEEVTDRAARQIVSALRSRYEVVVVDCAAQLSGAGAAVVEAADTALLVTTPDVVAVRGAKRTVRMWDRLQIRKAEETTVVVNRHTRSTEIQPALVQRITGTAVARTAIPANFKELQAVVDAGRVHELDSRSSVKQALWGLAGELGLVKAAEGTHRGSGRGPGGFRRRKE; encoded by the coding sequence ATGCCCACCAGGATCCTCCCGGCCGGCGCGGACCCGGACGCCGTCCGCTCCCTCACCACCCTGCTCAGCCAGCTCCCCGACGCCGAACCACAGCCACCGGTCGGCGACTCCACCCAGCTGGTCGACACCCTCGCCCGCCTCGCCGCCGAGTCGGTGGACGAGCTGCCCGAGGTCGTGGTCGTCCACGAGCGGATCGGCCCGGTCCCGGCCCTGGAGCTGATCCGCGAGGTCGCCCTGCGCTTCCCGGCCGTCGGCGTCATCCTCGTCACCACCGACGCCGGCCCCGGTCTGTTCTCCGCCGCCATGGACTGCGGCGCGCGCGGCCTGGTCGCGCTCCCGCTGTCGTACGAGGAACTCGCCAGCCGCGTCCAGGCCGTCGCCCAGTGGTCGACGGGGGTACGGCGCCATCTCGGGCACGGGGCAGAGCTGTTCGGCGGAGTCGGCGGTACGGTCGTCACGGTCAGCGGCGCCAAGGGGGGCGTCGGGGTGACCCTGACGGCCATCCAGCTGGCCCTCGCCGCACAGGCCTCCGGGCGGGCGACCGCCCTGGTCGACCTGGATCTGCAGACCGGCGACATCGCCTCCTACCTCGACATCCAGTTCCGCCGGTCCGTGGTCGACCTCGCCGCCATCACCGACATCTCGCCCCGCGTCCTGGCCGACGCCGTCTTCCGCCACGACACCGGGCTCGCCCTGCTCCTCGCCCCCGCCGAGGGCGAACGCGGCGAGGAGGTCACCGACCGAGCCGCCCGCCAGATCGTCAGCGCCCTGCGCTCACGCTACGAGGTGGTCGTGGTGGACTGCGCCGCCCAGTTGAGCGGCGCGGGCGCCGCCGTGGTGGAGGCGGCCGACACCGCGCTGCTGGTCACCACGCCGGACGTCGTCGCCGTACGCGGCGCCAAGCGGACGGTACGGATGTGGGACCGGCTGCAGATCCGCAAGGCCGAGGAGACGACGGTGGTCGTCAACCGGCACACGCGCAGCACGGAGATCCAGCCCGCGCTGGTGCAGCGCATCACCGGCACGGCGGTGGCGCGTACGGCCATTCCCGCCAACTTCAAGGAACTTCAGGCCGTTGTCGACGCCGGGCGGGTGCATGAGCTGGACAGCAGGAGTTCCGTGAAGCAGGCC
- a CDS encoding trypsin-like serine peptidase encodes MNKPLLAALSSLAIAGLGAAPAVAAPHTTVKPKATVDFAGTVALSNCSGSVIRFPNSADTDPALVLTNGHCLETGFPDPGQVITGQSSSRSFGLLNASGSKVATLRANQVVYSTMTDTDITIYRLTTTYAKIKSSYGISPLTVNDTHPTAGTAIKVVSGYWKRTYSCNVDGFVYRLKEGDWTWKDSLRYTSACNTIGGTSGSPVIDTTTGKVVAVNNTGNEDGETCTVNNPCEVDENGNVTIHQGINYAEETYQIPACFTTGNKLDLSAGGCVLPKP; translated from the coding sequence ATGAACAAGCCTCTCCTTGCCGCGCTCTCCTCCCTGGCGATAGCCGGGCTGGGCGCGGCCCCCGCGGTCGCCGCGCCGCACACCACCGTCAAGCCCAAGGCGACCGTCGACTTCGCCGGCACCGTCGCGCTCAGCAACTGCTCCGGCTCCGTGATCCGCTTCCCCAACTCCGCCGACACCGACCCGGCGCTCGTGCTCACCAACGGCCACTGCCTGGAGACCGGCTTCCCCGACCCCGGCCAGGTCATCACCGGCCAGTCCTCCAGCCGCAGCTTCGGCCTGCTGAACGCCTCCGGCAGCAAGGTCGCGACCCTCCGCGCCAACCAGGTCGTCTACTCGACCATGACGGACACGGACATCACGATCTACCGGCTGACCACCACGTACGCGAAGATCAAGAGCTCGTACGGGATCAGCCCGCTCACCGTGAACGACACCCACCCCACCGCCGGCACGGCCATCAAGGTCGTCTCCGGCTACTGGAAGCGGACCTACAGCTGCAACGTCGACGGCTTCGTGTACCGGCTGAAGGAGGGCGACTGGACCTGGAAGGACTCCCTCCGCTACACCTCCGCCTGCAACACCATCGGCGGTACCTCGGGCTCCCCGGTCATCGACACCACCACCGGCAAGGTCGTCGCCGTCAACAACACCGGCAACGAGGACGGCGAGACCTGCACGGTCAACAACCCGTGCGAGGTGGACGAGAACGGCAACGTCACCATCCACCAGGGCATCAACTACGCCGAGGAGACCTACCAGATCCCCGCCTGCTTCACCACGGGCAACAAGCTGGACCTGAGCGCCGGCGGCTGCGTCCTGCCGAAGCCCTAG
- the cpaB gene encoding Flp pilus assembly protein CpaB gives MNSRQRRGVILLILSVLCALGAFAGVLSVVHDVNSKVGPEVTAYRVRSDVKPYTALSPGQFEKVSMPKRWLSGTAVTDLRQIQNKIAVTTLQAGSLLQDDMIVDQPALQPGQQEVAIMIDAATGVAGKITPGSHVNVYATFGGKKEGDPDQSKIIVTNARVLDVGQITALNPDQSKNQQQPSEAVPITFALSTLDAQRITYAESFAQRVRLALVAPGSETSVPDKDRTYELATDK, from the coding sequence ATGAACTCCCGTCAGCGCCGCGGCGTAATACTCCTGATCCTGTCGGTCCTGTGCGCTCTCGGCGCGTTCGCCGGCGTGCTCTCCGTCGTCCACGACGTGAATTCCAAGGTCGGGCCCGAGGTCACCGCCTACCGGGTCAGGTCCGACGTCAAGCCGTACACCGCGCTGTCGCCGGGCCAGTTCGAGAAGGTCTCGATGCCCAAGCGGTGGCTGTCCGGCACCGCCGTCACCGATCTGAGGCAGATCCAGAACAAGATCGCTGTCACCACGCTGCAGGCCGGCTCCCTGCTCCAGGACGACATGATCGTGGACCAGCCCGCCCTCCAGCCCGGCCAGCAGGAGGTCGCCATCATGATCGACGCGGCGACGGGCGTGGCGGGCAAGATCACCCCGGGCTCGCACGTCAACGTGTATGCCACCTTCGGGGGAAAGAAGGAGGGCGACCCGGACCAGTCGAAGATCATCGTCACCAACGCCCGGGTCCTCGACGTCGGCCAGATCACCGCCCTCAACCCGGACCAGAGCAAGAACCAGCAGCAGCCCAGCGAGGCCGTCCCCATCACCTTCGCGCTGTCCACCCTCGACGCCCAGCGCATCACCTACGCCGAGTCCTTCGCCCAGCGCGTCCGGCTCGCGCTGGTGGCCCCCGGCAGCGAGACCAGCGTCCCGGACAAGGACCGCACCTACGAACTCGCGACGGACAAGTGA
- a CDS encoding CatB-related O-acetyltransferase, producing the protein MPVPADPTVLHPMPGQPRVVLLKPLVKSPLIEVGEYSYYDDPEDPTAFETRNVLYHYGPEKLVIGKFCALGTGVRFLMNGANHRMDGPSTFPFPTMGGSWADHFDLLTGLPNRGDTVVGNDVWFGHGTTVMPGVRIGHGAIIATGAVVTGDVPDYGIVGGNPARLLRTRYDARDITRLLAVAWWDWPVEHITEHVRTIMSGSIDDLESAAPL; encoded by the coding sequence ATGCCCGTACCCGCCGATCCGACGGTCCTGCATCCGATGCCCGGGCAGCCGCGAGTGGTGCTGCTCAAGCCGCTGGTGAAGTCCCCGCTGATCGAGGTCGGGGAGTACTCCTACTACGACGACCCCGAGGACCCGACCGCGTTCGAGACCCGCAACGTGCTCTACCACTACGGGCCGGAGAAGCTGGTCATCGGCAAGTTCTGCGCGCTCGGCACGGGCGTGCGGTTCCTCATGAACGGCGCCAACCACCGCATGGACGGCCCCTCGACCTTCCCCTTCCCCACCATGGGCGGCTCCTGGGCCGACCACTTCGACCTGCTCACCGGCTTGCCGAACCGCGGGGACACGGTCGTCGGCAACGATGTCTGGTTCGGCCACGGCACCACGGTGATGCCCGGCGTACGGATCGGCCACGGCGCGATCATCGCCACCGGCGCGGTGGTCACCGGCGACGTCCCCGACTACGGCATCGTCGGCGGCAACCCGGCCCGCCTCCTGCGCACCCGCTACGACGCCCGGGACATCACCCGCCTGCTGGCGGTGGCCTGGTGGGACTGGCCCGTGGAGCACATCACCGAGCACGTGCGGACGATCATGTCGGGCAGCATCGACGACCTGGAGTCGGCCGCGCCCTTGTGA
- a CDS encoding GntP family permease, translating into MPLPLLAAPAPTTPPHTGGLLLLLNGTPGLLTVAALGIALLLFLIIKVRLQPFVALLAVSIAVGLLAGLSVTELFGTVQRSDAVSAIESGMGGILGHVAIIIGLGTMLGAILEVSGGAEVLAARLLGLFGEQRAPLAMGLTGLIFGIPVFFDVGIFVLAPLVYAAAKRGGKSILLYCLPLLAGLSMTHAFLPPHPGPVAAAGLLHVQLGWVILMGIVCGIPAVLAAWAFSAWIGQRIFVAVPQDMVEAAEEAKEAVLAEQRAQGVAPREHPVPLATVLAIIGTPLILILAATFSSIALGPSPARSGLEFFGSPFVALAIALLMAYYLLGIRRGWSRKSLETVSTSSLKPVGNILLVVGAGGVFGAVLKASGVAQALSDTFHGVGLPVLVLSYLISLVLRVAQGSATVAIVTTAGIVAPLLTEGHHSQAFVALVIMAVSAGSIFASHVNDGGFWMVAKYFGISERDTLRTWTVLESVLSVTGFAVAAVVSVFV; encoded by the coding sequence ATGCCCCTCCCGCTCTTGGCCGCACCCGCGCCCACCACCCCACCCCACACCGGAGGCCTGCTGCTCCTCCTGAACGGCACCCCCGGCCTCCTCACGGTCGCAGCCCTGGGCATAGCCCTCCTGCTGTTCCTGATCATCAAGGTCCGGCTGCAGCCCTTCGTGGCCCTGCTCGCCGTCTCCATAGCCGTGGGCCTGCTGGCCGGCCTGTCGGTCACCGAACTCTTCGGCACCGTCCAGCGCTCCGACGCCGTCTCCGCCATCGAGTCCGGCATGGGCGGCATCCTCGGCCACGTCGCGATCATCATCGGCCTCGGTACGATGCTCGGCGCGATCCTGGAGGTCAGCGGCGGCGCGGAGGTACTGGCGGCCCGCCTGCTCGGCCTGTTCGGCGAACAGCGCGCCCCGCTCGCGATGGGCCTGACGGGCCTGATCTTCGGCATCCCGGTCTTCTTCGACGTGGGCATCTTCGTCCTGGCCCCGCTCGTCTACGCGGCGGCCAAGCGCGGCGGCAAGTCGATCCTCCTCTACTGCCTGCCCCTGCTGGCCGGCCTGTCGATGACCCACGCCTTCCTGCCCCCGCACCCCGGCCCGGTCGCCGCCGCGGGCCTCCTCCACGTCCAGCTCGGCTGGGTCATCCTCATGGGCATCGTCTGCGGCATCCCGGCCGTCCTGGCCGCCTGGGCGTTCTCCGCCTGGATCGGACAGCGGATCTTCGTCGCCGTACCGCAGGACATGGTCGAGGCGGCCGAGGAGGCGAAGGAGGCGGTGCTCGCCGAACAGCGCGCCCAGGGCGTGGCACCCCGGGAACATCCGGTCCCGCTCGCCACGGTCCTGGCCATCATCGGTACGCCCCTGATCCTGATTCTCGCCGCGACCTTCTCCTCGATCGCCCTGGGCCCGTCCCCCGCCCGCTCGGGCCTGGAGTTCTTCGGCAGCCCCTTCGTGGCCCTGGCCATCGCGCTGCTGATGGCCTACTACCTGCTGGGCATCCGCCGAGGCTGGTCCCGCAAGTCCCTGGAAACGGTGTCCACTTCCTCGCTCAAGCCGGTCGGCAACATCCTGCTGGTGGTGGGCGCGGGCGGGGTCTTCGGCGCCGTACTGAAGGCGAGCGGGGTGGCCCAGGCCCTGTCGGACACCTTCCACGGTGTGGGCCTGCCGGTGCTCGTGCTGTCGTACCTGATCTCACTGGTCCTGCGGGTGGCCCAGGGCTCGGCCACGGTCGCGATCGTCACGACGGCGGGCATCGTGGCCCCGCTGCTCACCGAGGGCCACCACTCCCAGGCCTTCGTGGCCCTGGTCATCATGGCCGTTTCCGCGGGCTCCATCTTCGCCTCGCACGTCAACGACGGCGGTTTCTGGATGGTGGCCAAGTACTTCGGCATCAGCGAACGGGACACGCTGCGGACATGGACGGTCCTGGAGTCGGTGCTGTCGGTGACGGGGTTCGCGGTGGCGGCGGTGGTGAGCGTGTTCGTGTGA
- a CDS encoding IclR family transcriptional regulator, with the protein MSQTVDRALSILPLLAEGPADLGQVADRLGVHKSTALRLLRTLHEHGLVYRQSDQRYRLGARLFALAQEAMENLDIREIAHPHLVRLNEACGHTVHLAVYEEGEVLYIDKVDSRYPVRMYSRIGKPVAITVAAVAKLLLADLPDPERRALADKLDYPLYTSRSTPNAPAFLRELEKVREQGWATDLGGHEESINCVAAPIRGADGRVVAAMSVSAPNVVVTADELLTLLPQVRRTADAISGEYSGRTPVGDPE; encoded by the coding sequence ATGAGTCAGACCGTCGACCGCGCCCTGAGCATCCTGCCGCTGCTCGCCGAGGGCCCCGCCGACCTCGGCCAGGTGGCCGACCGCCTGGGCGTGCACAAGTCCACCGCACTCCGCCTCCTGCGCACCCTGCACGAACACGGCCTGGTCTACCGCCAGTCCGACCAGCGCTACCGCCTCGGCGCCCGCCTCTTCGCCCTCGCCCAGGAGGCGATGGAGAACCTCGACATCCGCGAGATCGCCCACCCCCACCTCGTACGGCTGAACGAGGCCTGCGGCCACACCGTGCACCTCGCCGTGTACGAGGAGGGTGAGGTCCTCTACATCGACAAGGTCGACAGCCGCTACCCGGTCCGCATGTACTCCCGGATCGGCAAGCCCGTCGCCATCACCGTCGCGGCCGTGGCCAAACTCCTCCTCGCCGACCTGCCCGACCCCGAGCGCCGCGCCCTCGCGGACAAGCTCGACTACCCCCTCTACACCTCCCGTTCCACCCCCAACGCCCCAGCGTTCCTGAGGGAGTTGGAGAAGGTACGCGAACAGGGCTGGGCCACCGACCTCGGGGGCCACGAGGAATCCATCAACTGCGTCGCCGCCCCCATCCGCGGCGCCGACGGCCGGGTGGTCGCCGCGATGTCGGTGTCCGCCCCGAACGTGGTCGTCACCGCCGACGAACTCCTCACCCTGCTCCCGCAGGTCCGCCGTACCGCGGACGCGATCAGCGGCGAGTACTCCGGAAGAACGCCCGTCGGTGACCCCGAATGA
- a CDS encoding RidA family protein, with translation MTEKTALTPKTHTTPPAKFSHGVKKGNLLQVAGQVGFLPAQEGKPPTPAGPTLREQTLQTLANVKAILEEGGAGWDDVMMIRVYLTDVDHFAQMNEIYNAYFEEQGLTQPPAARTTVYVGLPAGLLIEIDALAVLG, from the coding sequence ATGACCGAGAAGACCGCGCTCACCCCGAAGACCCACACCACCCCGCCCGCGAAGTTCTCCCACGGCGTGAAGAAGGGCAACCTCCTCCAGGTCGCCGGCCAGGTCGGCTTCCTGCCCGCGCAGGAGGGCAAGCCTCCGACGCCCGCCGGCCCCACCCTGCGCGAGCAGACCCTCCAGACCCTCGCCAACGTCAAGGCGATCCTCGAGGAGGGCGGCGCCGGCTGGGACGACGTGATGATGATCCGCGTCTATCTGACGGACGTCGACCACTTCGCGCAGATGAACGAGATCTACAACGCCTATTTCGAGGAGCAGGGCCTCACCCAGCCGCCCGCCGCCCGGACCACGGTCTACGTCGGTCTTCCGGCCGGCCTCCTCATCGAGATCGACGCGCTCGCCGTACTCGGCTGA
- a CDS encoding amino acid deaminase — MSSSEALARLAEERVDHRFKGLPPDADGLTVGELAAQRRNLFAEADGFGSPVLALSAERLEHNLALMEAYAERHGLAFAPHGKTSMAPQLFHRQIEHGAWGITLAVPHQVRVARAFGIQRVFLANELVDASALRWIAGELAADPAFRFVCYVDSVRGVELMDCALRGAARPVDVVVELGAGEGARTGVRTEAEALAVADAVARARTLRLVGVAGYEGEVPQADPERVRSYLRRLVGLAAELDGAGLLKDAEEIVVSAGGSAWFDAVADVFDEIPALSLPVLKLLRSGAYVSHDDGHYRRLTPFARVPEEGALEPAFRLWAQVVSRPTPEQAFANAGKRDAAYDLDLPAAQVVRRNGVEHPADGITVTGLSDQHAWLRTEPGTDVEVGDWIGLGLSHPCTSFDKWQLIPVAEADGTVVEYIRTFF, encoded by the coding sequence TTGAGCAGCAGCGAAGCGCTCGCCCGACTGGCCGAGGAACGCGTCGACCACCGCTTCAAGGGCCTCCCGCCGGACGCCGACGGCCTCACCGTCGGCGAACTGGCCGCCCAGCGCCGCAATCTCTTCGCCGAGGCCGACGGCTTCGGCTCACCCGTCCTCGCCCTGTCCGCCGAGCGCCTGGAGCACAACCTCGCGCTCATGGAGGCGTACGCCGAACGGCACGGCCTCGCCTTCGCCCCGCACGGCAAGACCTCCATGGCCCCGCAGCTCTTCCACCGGCAGATCGAGCACGGCGCCTGGGGCATCACCCTGGCGGTGCCCCACCAGGTGCGGGTCGCCCGGGCGTTCGGGATCCAGCGGGTCTTCCTCGCCAACGAGCTGGTGGATGCCTCGGCACTGCGCTGGATCGCGGGCGAGCTCGCCGCCGACCCCGCATTCCGGTTCGTCTGTTACGTCGACTCCGTGCGCGGCGTCGAGCTGATGGACTGCGCGCTCAGGGGCGCCGCCCGTCCCGTGGACGTCGTGGTCGAGCTGGGCGCCGGCGAGGGTGCGCGGACCGGTGTGCGGACGGAGGCGGAGGCCCTGGCCGTCGCCGATGCCGTGGCCCGTGCGCGGACGCTGCGGCTCGTCGGCGTGGCGGGGTACGAGGGCGAGGTCCCGCAGGCCGATCCGGAGCGGGTGCGGTCGTATCTGCGGCGGCTGGTGGGACTCGCCGCCGAGCTCGACGGGGCCGGGCTCCTCAAGGACGCGGAGGAGATCGTGGTGAGCGCGGGCGGCAGCGCCTGGTTCGACGCGGTGGCCGACGTGTTCGACGAGATCCCCGCGCTCTCCCTTCCGGTACTGAAGCTGCTGCGCTCGGGTGCGTACGTCTCACACGACGACGGGCACTACCGCAGGCTCACCCCCTTCGCGCGGGTGCCCGAGGAGGGTGCCCTGGAGCCAGCCTTCCGGCTGTGGGCGCAGGTCGTCTCCCGGCCCACGCCCGAGCAGGCCTTCGCCAACGCGGGCAAGCGCGACGCGGCCTACGACCTGGACCTGCCCGCCGCCCAGGTGGTACGCCGGAACGGTGTCGAGCACCCGGCGGACGGCATCACCGTGACCGGCCTGTCCGACCAGCACGCCTGGCTGCGCACGGAACCGGGCACGGACGTCGAGGTCGGCGACTGGATCGGCCTCGGCCTGTCCCACCCGTGCACGTCGTTCGACAAGTGGCAGCTGATCCCGGTGGCCGAGGCCGACGGGACGGTCGTCGAATACATCCGCACCTTCTTCTAG
- a CDS encoding sugar kinase has product MEVVDVVALGESMVTFLPTRPGRLADVPSFDRAIGGAESNVACVLAAAGHSARWVGRVGADGFGDHLVERIAGYGVDVSSVSRDPARPTGVYFRTAADRGTGAHEVAYYRAGSAASAMSAATVDLTAARAGRVLHLSGITAALSEDCRALLYSLTARRPGRPLLSFDVNDRPALRSTPEGPLALLDLARRADIVFVGEDEAEEAWGITGGPEAIRAALPEPGLLVVKQGEKGATAFGGRRPTAPPATFEPALHVDVVAATGAGDAFAAGFLSGTLRGLPLTSRLRLGHLFAAAALTTPGDLATPPARDHADRLIALDGTAWGRLRLAPGWTQAEWATQEANTP; this is encoded by the coding sequence ATGGAGGTGGTGGACGTGGTCGCGCTCGGCGAGTCCATGGTCACCTTCCTGCCCACCCGGCCGGGCCGCCTCGCGGACGTACCCTCCTTCGACCGCGCGATCGGCGGCGCCGAGTCCAACGTGGCCTGCGTGCTGGCCGCCGCCGGGCACAGCGCGCGGTGGGTGGGGCGGGTGGGGGCGGACGGGTTCGGCGACCACCTGGTGGAGCGGATCGCCGGGTACGGCGTCGACGTCTCGTCCGTGTCCCGCGACCCGGCCCGTCCGACCGGCGTCTACTTCCGCACGGCCGCCGACCGGGGCACGGGCGCGCACGAGGTGGCGTACTACCGGGCGGGGTCGGCGGCCTCGGCCATGAGCGCGGCCACCGTGGACCTGACTGCGGCGCGGGCGGGGCGGGTGCTGCACCTGTCGGGCATCACGGCGGCCCTGTCGGAGGACTGCCGCGCCCTGCTGTACTCCCTGACGGCACGTCGTCCGGGGCGCCCACTCCTCTCCTTCGACGTGAACGACCGCCCGGCCCTGCGGAGCACCCCCGAGGGGCCCCTCGCGCTCCTCGACCTGGCCCGCAGGGCCGACATCGTCTTCGTCGGCGAGGACGAGGCGGAGGAGGCGTGGGGCATCACGGGCGGCCCGGAGGCGATCCGAGCGGCGCTGCCGGAGCCGGGGCTGCTGGTGGTGAAGCAGGGGGAGAAGGGGGCGACCGCGTTCGGCGGGCGCCGGCCCACCGCACCCCCGGCCACCTTCGAACCTGCCCTCCACGTGGACGTCGTGGCGGCCACCGGCGCCGGGGACGCCTTCGCCGCCGGGTTCCTCTCCGGCACCCTCCGCGGCCTCCCCCTCACGAGCCGGCTCAGGCTGGGACACCTCTTCGCCGCCGCCGCCCTCACCACCCCCGGCGACCTGGCCACGCCCCCCGCCCGGGACCACGCCGACCGTCTGATCGCCCTGGACGGCACCGCATGGGGGAGACTTCGACTCGCCCCCGGCTGGACGCAGGCCGAGTGGGCCACACAGGAGGCGAACACCCCATGA
- a CDS encoding DUF5959 family protein — MTFMLHMLEDRNLAVSVHDPDRLTTLFGIDPDDDWIEDHHERVNQVRRMWWEEPPSGRR, encoded by the coding sequence CTGACGTTCATGCTGCACATGCTCGAGGACCGCAACCTGGCCGTGTCCGTCCACGACCCCGACCGCCTCACGACGTTGTTCGGCATCGATCCGGACGATGACTGGATCGAAGACCACCACGAGCGGGTGAACCAGGTCAGACGGATGTGGTGGGAGGAGCCTCCTTCAGGGCGCCGTTGA